The following are encoded together in the Daucus carota subsp. sativus chromosome 5, DH1 v3.0, whole genome shotgun sequence genome:
- the LOC108220971 gene encoding very-long-chain aldehyde decarbonylase CER3: MLRLLSASPWEHLGSLKYLLYAPFLMIAILSDSEDKNMTWFHHILIICALRATIYTFWTSYCNMYFLNRNRRIIQEGVDFKQIDKEWHWDNLLILQSMIAYLGFYMSPMLRNLLPVWDTRGFIAIMILHMAVSEPLYYLAHKCFHGNYLFSKFHSFHHSSPIPQPFTAASATYLEQLLLTAVMGIPILGSRLIGCGSISAIYVYILSFDFLRCLGHCNVEVIPHQIFDTFPFFKYLLYTPTYHSIHHTEMGCNYCLFMPLYDALGNTLNNKSWELHRTMSLDSGKNRSVPNFVFLAHVVDITSSLHVPFMFPSVASMPYTFRFFMLPLWPVAFVVMLLMWAKSKVFLISFYNLRGKLHQTWAVPRFGFQYFLPFAKRGINKQIEDAILRADKLGVKVISLAALNKNEALNGGGMLFVNKHPDLKVRVVHGNTLTAAVTLNEINEDVQEVFLTGATSKLGRAIALYLCRRKIRVLMYTSSPDRFQKIQKEAPADCQKYLVLVTKYQAAKHCKTWIVGKWITAKEQNWAPPGTHFHQFVVPPIFTFRKDCTYGDLAAMRLPEDVQGIGSCEYTMERGVVHACHAGGAVHHLEGWTHHEVGALDVDRIDIVWEAALKHGFRPVSNRNNISPKQIQL, from the exons ATGCTTAGACTGCTCTCAGCTTCGCCATGGGAACATTTAGGCTCCTTGAAG TATCTTCTATACGCACCTTTCCTCATGATAGCTATCTTATCGGATTCAGAGGATAAAAACATGACCTGGTTCCATCACATTCTCATCATATGTGCACTAAGAGCTACCATTTACACATTCTGGACCTCTTACTGCAATATGTATTTTCTCAACCGAAACCGCCGCATCATTCAAGAAGGTGTGGACTTCAAGCAGATTGATAAAGAATGGCATTG GGATAATCTCCTAATCCTTCAGAGTATGATAGCTTATCTGGGATTTTACATGAGCCCTATGCTAAGAAATCTTCTTCCAGTATGGGACACCAGAGGCTTCATTGCTATTATGATACTTCACATGGCAGTTTCAGAACCTCTATACTATTTGGCTCATAAATGTTTCCATGGAAACTATCTTTTCAGCAAATTTCATTCTTTCCACCATTCCTCGCCCATCCCCCAACCGTTCACTG CGGCTAGTGCAACCTATTTGGAGCAACTTCTATTGACTGCAGTGATGGGAATTCCCATCCTCGGGTCGCGCTTGATTGGATGTGGATCCATTAGCGCGATTTATGTTTACATTTTAAGCTTTGATTTCCTGAGATGTTTGGGTCATTGCAATGTGGAAGTGATTCCTCATCAGATATTTGACACCTTCCCTTTCTTCAAATATCTTCTCTATACTCCAAC ATATCACAGCATACACCATACAGAAATGGGTTGCAATTATTGCCTCTTCATGCCTCTCTATGATGCATTAGGCAATACCTTAAATAACAAGTCATGGGAGCTACACAGGACAATGAGCTTAGATTCTG GTAAAAATAGAAGTGTACCAAATTTCGTGTTCTTGGCTCATGTTGTGGACATAACATCTTCCTTACATGTACCATTCATGTTCCCGTCCGTAGCATCCATGCCTTATACGTTTCGATTTTTCATGCTCCCGTTGTGGCCAGTAGCATTTGTAGTAATGCTACTGATGTGGGCAAAATCCAAGGTTTTCTTGATCTCGTTCTACAATCTCAGGGGCAAGTTACACCAGACATGGGCGGTTCCTCGGTTTGGTTTTCAG TACTTCTTGCCATTTGCTAAAAGAGGAATTAATAAGCAAATCGAAGATGCCATTCTGAGAGCTGATAAACTGGGGGTTAAAGTAATTAGCCTCGCTGCTTTAAATAAG AATGAGGCTCTGAATGGAGGTGGTATGCTCTTTGTGAACAAGCATCCTGATCTTAAAGTTAGAGTCGTCCACGGGAATACCTTGACAGCTGCGGTAACTCTAAATGAGATCAACGAGGATGTACAAGAAGTATTCTTGACTGGAGCCACTTCAAAGCTTGGTAGAGCCATTGCACTTTACCTATGTAGACGCAAAATACGAGTTCTG ATGTACACCTCTTCACCGGATAGATTTCAGAAGATTCAGAAAGAAGCCCCAGCCGATTGTCAGAAATATTTGGTCCTAGTGACCAAGTACCAAGCAGCCAAACATTGCAAG ACATGGATTGTTGGAAAGTGGATCACTGCAAAAGAACAAAACTGGGCACCACCAGGAACACATTTTCATCAGTTCGTAGTGCCACCAATATTCACATTCCGAAAGGACTGCACCTACGGTGATCTTGCAGCCATGAGACTGCCTGAAGACGTCCAAGGCATAGGATCTTGCGAG TATACTATGGAGAGAGGAGTAGTCCATGCCTGCCATGCTGGTGGTGCAGTTCACCACTTAGAGGGCTGGACTCATCATGAAGTTGGAGCTCTTGATGTAGATAGAATTGACATAGTTTGGGAAGCTGCATTAAAGCATGGCTTCAGGCCAGTCTCGAACAGAAACAACATTTCCCCGAAACAAATTCAACTGtga
- the LOC108220870 gene encoding WAT1-related protein At4g30420 — translation MGDYESLKPVVVMILLQFSYAAVALSTRAALLEGMSPRVFVVYRQAIATLVITPLAFFTRSKTSKSGLGLRSFSLIFLASLIGVTLNQNVYFEGLYLASSSMASAMSNLLPAVTFVITLIVGLEKIKIRSLRSIAKIVGTVLCVAGAIAMALLKGPKLLNAELLPNKSVLGSAVDNYWLIGCFLLFASSCCWSFWLILQVPVSASYPDHLSLSAWMCFMATLQSAIVALFVERDLETWKMDSYLQLACCFFSGIVGSGISFYAQAWVISKRGPLFSAMFNPLNTVIVTILASIFLHEEIYTGSVIGAVTVILGLYTVLWGKAKDITGMNTEKHQSTQNVDCKIVSVRIDDSVDKTRCKNDLEEPLLLDKATKVDSVDV, via the exons ATGGGAGATTACGAGAGTTTGAAGCCTGTAGTGGTGATGATATTGCTTCAGTTCAGTTATGCAGCAGTAGCTCTGTCTACTAGAGCTGCTCTTCTGGAAGGAATGAGCCCCAGGGTGTTCGTGGTCTATCGACAGGCCATAGCCACACTAGTCATTACTCCTCTTGCTTTCTTCACAAG GAGCAAAACAAGCAAAAGCGGTTTGGGATTGAGGAGTTTCTCTTTGATATTTTTGGCCTCTCTCATAGG GGTTACTCTTAACCAGAACGTGTACTTTGAGGGATTATACCTCGCCTCATCCTCCATGGCAAGTGCAATGTCGAATCTGCTCCCTGCTGTCACCTTCGTGATCACCCTCATTGTCGG ACtggagaaaataaaaattcGAAGCTTGAGAAGCATTGCCAAGATAGTCGGGACGGTCTTGTGTGTTGCTGGAGCTATTGCAATGGCATTGCTCAAAGGACCAAAACTACTCAACGCAGAACTACTACCAAACAAATCGGTTTTAGGCTCTGCAGTTGACAACTACTGGCTCATAGGCTGTTTCCTGCTTTTTGCTAGCAGTTGTTGCTGGTCATTCTGGCTGATTTTGCAG GTACCGGTTTCAGCGAGTTATCCGGATCATCTATCTTTGTCAGCTTGGATGTGTTTCATGGCAACATTACAATCAGCAATAGTAGCATTGTTTGTAGAAAGGGATCTGGAAACTTGGAAGATGGACTCATATCTGCAGCTCGCCTGTTGTTTCTTTTCG GGTATTGTCGGCTCTGGGATATCCTTCTATGCTCAAGCCTGGGTCATCTCAAAGAGGGGTCCCCTCTTTTCTGCTATGTTCAACCCTTTGAACACAGTCATCGTTACCATCCTGGCCTCTATATTCTTGCACGAAGAGATCTACACAGGAAG TGTTATAGGAGCTGTAACGGTGATACTAGGACTATACACTGTGCTGTGGGGGAAAGCCAAAGACATCACAGGAATGAACACTGAGAAACATCAGAGCACACAAAATGTTGACTGCAAGATCGTCTCAGTTAGAATAGATGATTCAGTAGACAAAACAAGGTGCAAGAATGACCTGGAAGAACCCCTATTGTTGGATAAAGCCACGAAAGTCGATTCAGTAGACGTATAG